The segment CCTGGGGCCCAGGATCGTTGATAACGTCATCGTGGTGGCGTAGTTCACGATTTTGTATTTGTGCTGGAAGAATAACATCTGTGAAACAAATGATATTCGTAGACCTGATACACAAAGTGTATCAACCTGCAAAGATGGACTAGACTGGACAGACAGACGACTGTCAGTGGTCTAACCAAAACAACAGAATACGTAACATTACACAAGCCAAAACTGAACATGTCAAAAGTATCAAAAGGTTTGAGACCACAGAAGTAGATGATCTTAATCACATAATTACTTAAACTCGTAttatgattttgaattttgaaatccAGAAAATACAGAAATATGTGCGATTTTCAAACACGCATAAGACACACCTCCGTGCCACGGAACGGAAAGCACAATTAGCCGTCGTTctcggtcatcatcattaacatctgatactGACAATTACAGAGTCAACGCCAAATCGCATAAGCGTGGTAAGTCTACGTGCCAAATCTCCTTTCCTTTACAAAGCCTGACCCTGTAGTGAcccattaaaaaatatatagatacttCGTgcagttcccgtttccgtgagaagacgggattaaaatatagcccatgacactcacaaataacgtggcttaccTCATCATTGGCAATAAGTATCATAGGTAGGTCATTGCGATGTGTTTCAAGATCCAATTCAGTGTTGTTCGGCCAGTACATACCGCACAGTGGTACAGCACACTGGTCGACTCGGTCTAAGCTCAGGACTTCAAGGTACTCGTCACAACTCTCTCCAATATTGTACTCAACCTGTTCagtttaaattacttaaatattggAAGTGAAATTTAAGATTGCAGCGACATTTGCGTTTGCGCCCCTGGCAGGAGTAATGAGGTCTTAGGGCATTTTTTAATTCTCCTTGCTTCAGTTACGTACTACTTTTTagacaaaatacaaaacaatcgTTAGATAGGTTATGCTTTAAATTTTTGATCGCTCTTTgactataaaaacaaaaagtttgaaTTGGAAAAATTTCTATTTTGGTTGATGTGCGAGGCAAAGCTGTTGCTAAGGCATTTGCCTTGCTATTTGCTCGTTGCTGAAGCACGTAAAGATAAAATCAACGAGAGACTCATGGCTTACGAGTAAACGCACTTGAAATCACGCATGAGTGCTGCAGCAGCTCTCATTGAGGGTGTATCAAATGGCGACAGCCTGGATTGTCACACCATCTTCGGCTCAAAAACaaaacttccaaacataaccAACCATAATACGATCAATTCCAAGTGAAAAGAGCTTGTAGTCTCCATTAGCGTTCTGGATAGGCAGGAAGAAAATTGAAGTGATATCTTTGTAATGAGCTCTGTGCTTTCCGACAAACCACCATTTATGTGCATCGCAATCAAACTTGTAAACAAAAACAGTTCTGTTTTTAtcctgtaaataaaaatacttatttataaactcCCGTAGCGGGGCAGTATCAGAATCCGTCAAGCAATCGGTGGTCACCGATCAAGGTATGAGGAATTTTCTCCCAATACACGCTATCTCAAATCTATTTATTGCCGTCTGTAAACCTGAAATGGCTTTCAGGTTTAATCTGGGTATCTATCTTTAAAGAAAGGTgaagcatcttctaggcaaacgctTTCCACCTTGGGCCACATCAGGACCACCTTCAGGTTCAATCGTGGTCGCGTGCGAAGTGCGAGCCTATAAACGTATCATGGagtattaattaagtaacatgATGACATGAATATGTCATCACTCACCGCTAACGCCAGGGTCCTAGAGTCCGGGCTGTAGTCGATCTGAATGATGGCGTACAGCGTGTCACGAAAAGGTTGCTCTGTTAGGACGTTGATGGTCGTGGGGTGAAGGAATATTAACTGTCCCGTGTCCAACCCGCAGGCCAAATGCATGCCTTTCACGGAGAGAATACAACATTTAGTATTTAAAAGCTCAAAATATAATTCTGGAGGAAGAAGATGAAATTGAGAACAGTTTAGTTAAagatttaaattacacaataacCACACTATGAATAAGAGACATTGATGAATACTGCTTAGATGAATACTATAGGGGACTAAGATTTAGTAATGGTGAAAATAACAAGCACAATTTTCAATCGTTTCACTTACGATCAATTGCGCTGTGATCAATGCCCATATTATatcaatatgtatgtatgtcttttCTTACGTCATATGAATTTTGTGCTTCCCAACGTCGTCAGGACAGATCGCAGAGATCGCCCTGAGCCCACAAATCCCATAACTGACGTTACAAGAGAAAGAGCCTTAGAAAGCTGATCCCACTGCGTTCGACCCATGGATTCGGCTCAAACGCCTGTTATCGCCgcattgcaacgacttgcggtacggacggcttcagtgtgctcgtggcgttcgagccgtccacatctcttgttgtgtaattctttatgggctacttgggataggcgggagagttacgagtggaaaaggggagtgtttgttaaaggcgcctttaaccaaCAACATAcgacgttcacaagtgcgtgacttcactcaaggtcattctctgccattctagggtcttattttggttacagtttgatttgtcaattaagttgtcctgacaaatgttgtgaatcataacctttcttcgacattagttttcttatttttgtaatcacctttgagtctgctaaaacgcCTCTGCACAGCTGCAGAATCAAAAAGCCGATAGCAAATAcagtcaaaaaaataaacatatctaTTTCATCAACTTACCTGACGGCGAATACTTTAAGCAGGTGACAGAAAGCTGAGGTCTAGTGACCCCCATGTCTCCTTTTATCGAGTCTTCTTTAGGTGGTATCACCACTTTGTAATGATCTCTCAGATTAATCCTAATAAACAGTTTGTGCTGAACATAGTTGACTAGCTCGATGGTACCCTCGTTGTATCCGACACACAAAAAAGTCCTagaaagtaaataattaatgggGTCCTTAGGAACCACCACGGTAATTATATTACGTAGTAAGTTGAGTTCTTTAGGAATCTCTAATAGACCTTCTAGGTCAGCCTGAAGTTACATTTCACTTTGTGCTAttttaccaaattaaattatttttctccTTTTCTTAACGTTCATGCACTTAACGTTGATGATTCCAGGAACAGCAGAAAACCTGAAAATAATTCGTGTACCAAAACCGTtcataattatttgttactgtGGATAGAAGCTAGCGCAGACGCTACAAACACGCCTGAAAAGCAATAATTTAACCTTTAAGGTGTTTAAACTGTAAGTGGCACGAGAACCGATAAAATACCCTCAAAACTTGTTTTCCTCTGCCACTGGAATAGGGTAAAAACGTTCCTCGAGTTATTATCGTTCAAAAGTTTGCGATGTTaccacaaaatataaataataattattttgttttaagtcAGCCAGTTATCTGTCTAAATTAAGCATTAATGAATacgataacataaataaattgtacttCACTTTTCCGGGTGTACTGATAGCGACAGAGCGTGCGATGTCTTGCTGTCCAGTATTGTGACGAGCTTCTCCGTCACAAAGTCCACGAAACCTACGCCCTGGTTGTGAGTACCTGTGACAAACACAACTTGCTAACAAGGGTCCATatctattttgattttgatacaaTTTTATCCAACTGTGCTTATTTATTTCGAGACAGTAGCAAAATAAGACATGGAATtatttaaaaccattaaaataCTACGAATTATGgcaacagaatacataatagtatatCCACACCAAGCTTAAGCCTAACACCAGACCatttgagccaatttagaaaaaataaaatcctaaattatcGCGACCTGGAATTGATTGAAACAGATTGGCTTAAGTGTTATAAACCAAGACATATCAAGAGCTAGAAAGGTTGTGAATCTTACAGACAATAAAGTCCCTGACCAGGAATGGCTTGTCTGCTGTAGTGGCGTCGGTGGGTAACGCCTTCTTTAAGAGCTTCTGACGAGGCACGCTTGTTTCAGGATCCTCTTCGACGACCACTTGTTCCCAGCAAGGGCAAATTTTGTTgcctagaaaaataaattgaaattgaggGTTTGTACAGTACAGCCTAAAGGAAATCTTTGTCAGGCACTTCATGATGATTAACGGGGCCTCCTTTTAAACGCCTTGACTGCTCTTTGAGGCACGGGAATGTCACACCATCAACTTTCCAACTTAGAGTGGAATTAGTACTGagaaattcttgaaaaaaagaaaaaccaatgGGACAGCGAGGCACTTTTACTTTAGTAGGGcgtaattgaaaatttcaatgGTCAGAAAAaaaagcgggtgaaaccgcggatcAACGGTAGGTGATACAAATATCTGAACTTCCATTAATATAAACATACATTTAGGATTCAGCGTTATATAGCTCCTCGGAGAAATATTGAAGCTGATTCCTTTTACAGAGTCCACTGTGAACCCGTGCACCCAGTACAAGAGTTTCATCTGACTGTCGTAAAAATGAATCTCGCCGGCGGAGTTACCCGTGACGATTACTCTGAAACcgaagagttttttttaattgtttacaagttagcccttgactacaatctcacctgatggtaagtgatgatgcagtctaagatttaagtgggctaacttgttagggggaggacgaaaatccacactcctttcggtttctacacgacatcataccggagcgctaaatcgattggcggtacgtctttgccggtagggcgttaactaagtaataaaataaaatggtaaaattGTAATTAGGCCTATTGAAATACTCATTGAGTTTATATTACTTCTCGACAGTATAATTTAATAAGCAtctgaatattttatagagCCTAAGAATAGAACGACacttttacccgactgcaattTAACTACTCTATTCTTCAAGGATAatatagttgtaaaaaatatgcaTAATTATAGCAttgatcatcattcatcatcatcatcatttgaagattttttcatttgttaatgCTCTTTTTGCGAAAAATATAATggtttttaaatgtattatgaCTGTGTACTCTTGTCTGTACAATTAATTATACGTCTTTTTATAGAGTATAATAATTAGTGTACTAAATTCTTACAGCGCGCAATTATTAGGTGTTTGACGAGAGTTATAAAAGATAACGTACCGAGAGTATGTACTAAATATACGGCTTAGGCTTTAAGATTTGTTGaaaaatgttgtaattattttttctatactgCAAAAGAAACTATAAGTAAAACCATAGGAAAAATTAATCAAGACATTGCTCTCTCACCCATCAATACAGTTAATGACATTAATCCTTCTCGGTTCCACCTTCAACCCCTTGATATATCTCAAGTTTTCATAGTTCTTCATATCCACATTAGTGTTGTACTCTATAGTGTACCCGTACACCAGGACGGATCCGCGACTGGTCGCCGCCAAAACCTGGCCAGTGTCTTTCACGAACGTGAAGCAAGTCAGTATGCCGTGCTCAAGGCATCTCTTTCTGTCTATCATTCGAATCTTAAGCTCGTAATCGTTGGTCTCTTTCAAAAGACCTCTCTCCATGAcaaatattttctgtaaaattaccaCATGTTACGAATTTAAAGATTAATTAGCAATTTCTGATATACTCAATTATTGTCTTCTGAACATaatcaattcatttttatttttattttgttcttgtCCCACTAAAGCGGGGTCGGCAAAATATACGATACTTTTCCATTCGCTTCTATTTTTACGTCAACTCTAAATCTAGGTACTTCTTTCACTACACACATATCCTACTTCACACACACCACACTCTAACTACCTCTTTGACCATCCTCTCCTCTAGCGTCCTTCCACTTGAAAGTTTAACATTCTTCTTGTAATGTGACTGTCATGATTTATCCCTTCGCATCACATGATCGTACCAAGATAACCTTTTACTTATTTTCTTATCTATCGCTGGAGTCAGTTTGATGCCCTTAActtttatgataaataaaatgagctcaagatcaaaaatatttatttttagcaagAAAAAAGTTCCCTTTACTCTAGTTGTTAGAACTAGATTAATGGCAAGTAACACTAACCGCAGATATACCAATCCATATATCGT is part of the Bicyclus anynana chromosome 5, ilBicAnyn1.1, whole genome shotgun sequence genome and harbors:
- the LOC112056972 gene encoding cilia- and flagella-associated protein 251-like, with translation MMTSICIVHQNIRWIHGYNPRVGVINLNQQGSSTALYAAGNCAVLYNWSLNTMMILQGHKHMVTCISSDSEGKWLVTADTGPENVIIIWDSTDYFPQKTIFNPHGNVKLAKVVISADAKFLLSLGYQDKATIYWWIWSYGLDVPHASLEVDIPKGSVIDMSFNPNNTQQFLLMTKHDIWIGISAKIFVMERGLLKETNDYELKIRMIDRKRCLEHGILTCFTFVKDTGQVLAATSRGSVLVYGYTIEYNTNVDMKNYENLRYIKGLKVEPRRINVINCIDGVIVTGNSAGEIHFYDSQMKLLYWVHGFTVDSVKGISFNISPRSYITLNPKCNKICPCWEQVVVEEDPETSVPRQKLLKKALPTDATTADKPFLVRDFIVCTHNQGVGFVDFVTEKLVTILDSKTSHALSLSVHPEKTFLCVGYNEGTIELVNYVQHKLFIRINLRDHYKVVIPPKEDSIKGDMGVTRPQLSVTCLKYSPSGMHLACGLDTGQLIFLHPTTINVLTEQPFRDTLYAIIQIDYSPDSRTLALADKNRTVFVYKFDCDAHKWWFVGKHRAHYKDITSIFFLPIQNANGDYKLFSLGIDRIMVEYNIGESCDEYLEVLSLDRVDQCAVPLCGMYWPNNTELDLETHRNDLPMILIANDEHKYKIVNYATTMTLSTILGPRYENPVCRMQLITKSQEEGEAQYLLFATKNIIGLQKIPLDGNPWKHTAILGHPVQILEMCYREDSGTLFTIGAKDNCMYQWAANFRSVETTTKMGGSDLDPYYCLIENGRPGWLFNEIRDLFYYIQILCQGTFSPSMRRVSDFIPIDSMPDLMRALGYFPSEYEVENLLVEAKYKVYQRFPSTEIDFDEFVKLYLNHRPAFCDNFRKIRNAFRHFAVMENNKLTINREDFIEILNSNGERFPLELSWYLLSILNGHSFEDRAAMTEGDFSFLPQKITLEELASNLMGIQDVDILSEQYSVRDSQGSQQTVSSESEEI